The following nucleotide sequence is from Pungitius pungitius chromosome 6, fPunPun2.1, whole genome shotgun sequence.
CAGTATGAAGCTTTGAACATCACATGGAGAACTGACAAACTGACGAGTGGCAAGAAGAAAAACCCGATCCACTAAAGATGAGACTTGTGAGGACATTTGGTTGCACCAGATCTTTGTGAGTGATTCACAAGGGCTGAATACAGATGCACTCAATActtatttttattaataaatcattttaaaatcaatgtaAAATTTCTCTGAATTCCAGATGATGGACtactttgtgttggttgtaagattgttttaaaataaatttgaaTGTGTGGTTACACCATGACAAGATGTATTAAAGTCCAAGGGGGTGAATACTTATGCAAGACACTGTATTTGTTAAGCTTTTGGAATTTTAtcatatatatgtgttttttcttacaaatgtgtgtatttctattttatttttttcagttaaaatgttaaaaaaacaattaacgtgcatatttgtgtatgtatatttatccGCCACTAAGCGGCAGGGACGCGCCGCCAGCGGGTCTAAACCGCCAGAAacaacacagaagaagaaagtcaCTTTCTCTTCCGGTCTCCACCGGATGTTTTGGTCTCTTGGAGCGAGGACCGCTGAGAAACAGCCAGAATGGAGAACACATATAAAAGTAATGTGTCTTAAACATGATGATTAGATATTAAGATAATATTCATAATAACACGTGTGAAAAGCGTCAAAGCTTCACGTTATTCAATCTTTACTTTGTCCGCTTGGTACTGGGCTCGAgatgctaatgctagctagGAATGACTTAAACAACACTGATGTTTCTAGTTAAAGTTGATTCTTTGGCTTATTAACGTATACTCAGTGACATGAGAGAGTTCAATAACAGGAGTATTATCCTTGTTAGTGTCATGAAGAAGTACTCGTATCTTGTGCTGTAGTAGAAGTAAAGTtagtgtttttaatttaattaacgtAATGGTCGAGTTGAGTTTGATTCCCTTTGATGGGCTGTGGATTAAAAGTACAGAGTAATTGACTTGAACAGTACTTTGATAAAAGTATCGATTACCACAGATCGAATCTGCTGTCCTTCTCAGATTTGTCATCTGCTCTGTTCAGACAAGACGTGTTTTATCATCATAAAGTAAATCCACTCTGATCTTGAGATTGTTGATCAGGTAAAGTCTGAAATACTGAAGTCTGTCAGAAGGAGACACACAACAGATGATGGTGTTAAATGTGTTGTCATAGTGACGGACAGAGACATCCGGCAGATGATACACCTCCGTGCCACCAACGCTGACATCTTCACCGGACGCAAGCACTCTGCGCTGAGAGGCTGGAGGTCAGGCTGGTCTCAGATCCTCTTTCAGGATCCCGTCTGTTCCTTCTCTCTGACGGTGAACTCTTTGATCTCCTGCAGGGCCATCAGGAAGGAGATGGGCATCCAGCGAGTGATGACCGCccagcagctgaagaagaagtggGTCAACCTGAAACACAAGTACAGGGTTggtgtttgtttctttcaggaCTCACAAGCAGCTGACGTCTCGTGTTTAGTCTGGACTCCGCAaacagcctttttgtttttgttagtccctacaacacaaaaacatctaCAATGTGGAGAATATCGAATGAAACTACTtatacattcaattcattttatattgtaaagcccaaaatcgcaaattactaattagcctcagagggctttacagtctgtacacatgcagcatcctctgtccccaaaccctcacatcggcacaggaccAACTCCCCATAAAATCTGATTTGACATTTGAAGTCAAATCAGATTTTATGTTTAGAAACAGAGCAATGTCCATATCGACCCACATCACATGACATTGATCACATGACACCGCCACAATGACAGTGACCACATTACACAGATCACATGACACTTAATACACGACATAACCCATCCACAGTCTCCCTCATTTCCTAAAATCCAGGACAGCAGCAGAAAAGCGCGTGTTCGATATCTAAAGGTAGTCTTGGCACAGGGGTCAGAGTCGGTCATCATGTGACCACAAGGTTTAGTGTCCTTGATCAAGACTTCCAACTAGGGTGGAAAAGGGCGGAAAGTTTCTGGTAAATTTCCTGAAAGTTTTGCAGCACAGGAGACACATACAAAGTCTCTGCACTGACCCGATGACGTATTGTTACTATTAAGTCGTATGAAGGAGGTTCCATGATAACGTGTGTTTGGTTGTGCTTGAGCACACGGTGTCTCTCCACGGTTCCCTCCACATGGAAGTTTGACGTGAAGTCCGCTGCCCGATCCGAGCCAACGAGCTCTCAAACGGGCTGGAAGTCATCCAGTCCAGTTCCTGTAGAAGCTGTCTGCGCCTCCGGATGCTCGTTAGTACAAAAACACGACTCTGTTTGATCAGTACAGAGTCGCTATgatgagaggaaaaaacaatggcggaaagttgctctgtttcagggtgataagccacgccccctctcaGCACGCCATACACAAACTGACCACATGGGTACGTTTAGAGCCTCCCTGTGTGGGAGTCACATGATGAGGAAGTGGACAGTAAGGACGACGTTGATGCCGTtcaggaagaaaacatttagagaaatgaaattatacaaaaaactacatgtttttgtttttcgatGAAAGAATAAAGTCACTCACAATActcacaaaatatttaaaaagtcaaaaatgtaattaatgtaaAGTATTCTGAAtgtttacatgcatgtgtgGTTATGATAAGGTAAATAGAGTTAAATTATCCCAGAATCTCCCGTTTATTCCCGTTAATGCCCGTGGAAAGTTTCCAAATTTGCATATTCCCGGAATTTTTCAACCCTAACTCCAACCGAAAGCTGCTCCTTAAAGATtgacaaattaaaatgattcaaTATGGCTTACGTTCAGATGTCATGTTTCATAATAGTTAAACCGTCATTGATTATTTTAAGAATGGTTTCAGCTTAACAAGAGCGGAAGCTGTAAACTCGTCTCTCTCCAAAGACAGGACTCCATTTATAAAAGCCGTCATTTACGTCTAAGAACTCAGCCGCTCCATCGGTTAGTTAGTGAGGGAGTGTGGTTtattaagtttattttttagttgGTTAATTAGCTACCTAATGAGTGAGTTATTTAGTGagattgttggtttgtttgttagtTAGCTAGCTAATTAGTCAGTTATTGAGCTAGTATGTTAGTTTGAGTTATCAGTTATTCAACTTAATTTGTTAGATAGTGAGTTAGTAAGTACGCTAGTCAGCTGGATACTATTTCGTGAGTTAGCTAGTTAGGTAGTTGGTTAggtcagtgagtgagtgagtgacgtTGTTTTGTTAACAACTAGCTAGTTATtagctgtttgtctgtttttacaGATAGTTTATTAGTTAGTGAATTAGCTAGTTAGATAGTGAGCCACTGATTTACCTAGTTACCTAGCTTGTCAATTAGCTACTTAGTGAGTTAATTAGTTGGTGAGTTAGTTTGCGCTGAAGGTAGACACCTAGATAGTGAGTTAGCTTGCTAGACACTGTCTTACCTAGCTAAGATTAGTGAGTTAGTTAGCTAGGTAATTGGTTCATTAGTTAACTAGTTAGTTGGTTAGGTTCATTAGTTAACTAGTTAGTGAGTGAGTTGATAGCTAGCTGGGTAGGTAGCTAGTGAGTTATCCAATTAGTTAGCTAGCTGGTCAGTGTgttagttagctaacgttagttaggtTGGTAAGTGAATTAGCTAGTTAGTTTGGCAGGTTTTAGTAAGTGGCTGAGTGAGGTAGGTAGTCAGCTAGTTAGTGAGTTAGgtcatttgtttgtctgttcGTTAGTGTGTGAATGCGGTATCTAGCTAGGGAGATAGTTAGTGAGTTTGTTTAGTAGTTAAGTAGTAGACATAACAAGTGTAACCTTTCCAGGTGTGGGCCTTACTTTTGTCCACAGCACTTTGATCCTTTGATTCTGTTTTGGTTCTCTTGTCTCATTCTTCTTCTGCGGTGTCTCACAGAACTTCCCATCATAGGAACAGGAAGTTCTCGGTTGTCTTTGTGCTTCCTGTTTGCTGTTGGATATTCTAATGAAACCTTTTCCTGCTGTGGTCTCTGTCCTGTGCAGTTGCTGAAGAACCCTCCGGTGGGCATGCAGATGTCCACCAGCTCATGGCGCTGGTTCCAGCTGATGGACGAGGCCATGACCGGCCGCCTGGCCGGGACCGCCGCCGTCCTACGTCCGTCCGCGTCCAgtgatgacgaggaggacgtCTTAgtcgccccgccgccgcctatGCTCCTTCTGCCCAAAGCAGAAGCGTCTTTTTCTGGACTGCCTGCGGTCGAGTCGGGGATCGTGAAGGACGTCGGGACGCTGCGGGGCATCCTGCAGATCGGGGGGAGCGTCGCGGCCGAGAGCAGAACCGGGTCGCCTGCTGAGGCCGTGGCGGCCGGACGGGACGCAGATCACTTGAGAAGCATCGATTGTGAGCCGGCTGTGATAGAGGGCCCACCTGCCGTCAACAAGAGCCAGACCGCCATACTGTTTGGCACCTTAGTGCCCGAGCAGACGGCGTCCTCCTTCGGAGGCGGCACCGGGAGGGACGGCGGGGCCACTTGTCGGCTGGAAGAGCTCCACACAGAGTGGCGAGCTCTGGAGAGAGAGCAGGCCGAGTTTGACCGAGAGCTGATCGCTTTGGAGCGAGACAAGGAGGCGCTGAACAGAGACACGGCCGCtctagagagagacagagcggctgtagagagagacaggagagcCGTGGAGAGAGACCGAGTGGTTCTGGAACAAGACCGAGTGGTTCTGGACAGAGACCGAGTGGTTCTGGACAGAGACCGAGCGTTCCTGGACAGAGACCGAGCGTTCCTGGACAGAGACCGAGTGTTCCTGGAGAGATCCAGAGAGGacttggaaagagagagagcgctgctgaggagagagagggccgTCCTGCAGAGGGAGGGACCAGCTGTGGACGAGGATCCGGCCGAGGTGACCACAGAGAAGGAAGTGGTGCCGAAAACTAGGTTCCTCCAGAGGCTGATGGCTGCGGACCTGGACCCGGACCAGCTGGAGACCAGGCAGAGACTGGTGGGTTTGTTCCAGAGGCTTGTTGAGAAGCTGTGAATGTTGTCTGATGGAGAACACTTTCTCACAACTATTTCATGTTCCGTTTTGTGTCAATAAAGACTCAATATTCATCTTTAATATTTTAGACATTTCATCTTGACTATGTCTTGTTTTGGTGTTTGTTACATATTCAGTGCCAAAAGAACTCAtgtacataataaaataaattataaacaGCAAGTGTCAAGCAAATAAAATCCTAGACTTGCCCTGtcctgtatgtatgtgtgtgtgtgtgtgtgtgtgtgtgtgtgtgtgtgtgtgtgtgcgtgtatatatatatatatatatatacatatatttttattttatttcaccaaaCAAATCATTAGATATTTCATTGCAATTGAAATGGTTTTCGTATGTTTTCTTATTCTGTGGTGCTTTAAGAATCACTGTTATTGTATTTATGAGAGGATGTCTCTGtaaccccgccccctccacAGCTGCAGGTCATCTGACGGGAGGCGCTTCCACGGCGCTGTTTTCGAGCGTACCCTCGCGGAGCGGAGGACGGGGTGTCGGGCTCGCTCCCGGTACCTCCGGTATCATTCAAGTTACAGCTGTGTTCTCTCAGGAGACGAAGGCGCACAACGACGAGAGGATACGAATGTCAAGATCAACCGGGGCTACCGGAAACCGGTTTTGTTGTGTGGCGGGAAGCCCGTTTGTTGTTTAGATAACggttagcagctagctagcaGCGCGCGTCTCTCAACCGGTAACCGGGAGTTAGCTTCGGGAGGAGACGGCTCACCGCCGCCCCGTAAAGCTACGGTACGTCTTTACCGGGACTGTATCACGTGATGGACCGAGGAGCTAACCGGTAAATACGCAGGGAATCCTAACGGATGTAGCCTGACGTCAGTTAGTTAGCATCGGGCCCGAGTGCCAGAagacttccttccttccttccttcctttcctccttcctaGCTGGCAGACGAGTGTCAGACCTTCTCTTCTTCCATGATCACAATGGAGTCCGCCCTCAACCCTCTGCCCCACTTCTCAGAAAACTCCTATAAAAGTGAGTAATCATGGTGGGGGtcttatgttcagtgtccctcctccttccagtgtctcttatgttcagtgtccctccttccagtgtctcttatgttcagtgtccctccttccagtgtctcttatgttcagtgtccctcctccttccagtgtctcttatgttcagtgtccctcctccttccagtgtctcttatgttcagtgtccctcctccttccagtgtctcttatgttcagtgtccctcctccttccagtgtctcttatgttcagtgtccctcctccttccagtgtctcttatgttcagtgtccctccttccagtgtctcttatgttcagtgtccctccttccagtgtctcttatgttcagtgtccctcctccttccagtgtctcttatgttcagtgtccctcctccttccagtgtctcttatgttcag
It contains:
- the LOC119196311 gene encoding uncharacterized protein LOC119196311 isoform X2 — protein: MFWSLGARTAEKQPEWRTHIKLLKNPPVGMQMSTSSWRWFQLMDEAMTGRLAGTAAVLRPSASSDDEEDVLVAPPPPMLLLPKAEASFSGLPAVESGIVKDVGTLRGILQIGGSVAAESRTGSPAEAVAAGRDADHLRSIDCEPAVIEGPPAVNKSQTAILFGTLVPEQTASSFGGGTGRDGGATCRLEELHTEWRALEREQAEFDRELIALERDKEALNRDTAALERDRAAVERDRRAVERDRVVLEQDRVVLDRDRVVLDRDRAFLDRDRAFLDRDRVFLERSREDLERERALLRRERAVLQREGPAVDEDPAEVTTEKEVVPKTRFLQRLMAADLDPDQLETRQRLVGLFQRLVEKL
- the LOC119196311 gene encoding uncharacterized protein LOC119196311 isoform X1, which produces MENTYKMTDRDIRQMIHLRATNADIFTGRKHSALRGWRAIRKEMGIQRVMTAQQLKKKWVNLKHKYRLLKNPPVGMQMSTSSWRWFQLMDEAMTGRLAGTAAVLRPSASSDDEEDVLVAPPPPMLLLPKAEASFSGLPAVESGIVKDVGTLRGILQIGGSVAAESRTGSPAEAVAAGRDADHLRSIDCEPAVIEGPPAVNKSQTAILFGTLVPEQTASSFGGGTGRDGGATCRLEELHTEWRALEREQAEFDRELIALERDKEALNRDTAALERDRAAVERDRRAVERDRVVLEQDRVVLDRDRVVLDRDRAFLDRDRAFLDRDRVFLERSREDLERERALLRRERAVLQREGPAVDEDPAEVTTEKEVVPKTRFLQRLMAADLDPDQLETRQRLVGLFQRLVEKL